CTAAACATCTTTGTCCTGAGCTGTAAGTCGCAAACAACACAACAATTAGTGATATAATATGAAtaactttcatttttattaaacgaaACTGTGAAAGAATTAAATAATAGTGATTTAATTTAACAGCTTTTTGAAGTATTTATAATTTCAGAATTGGAACAGTGTTCAATGAAACTTAAGGTTTATTGTTTGTGAAACAACATGTGTTAAAAACCTTTGGATTGTTTTAATTTGAGTAAATATGTatcaatttttagaaaatttatagaaattaacaaaaaagtcTAAATTTTGACTATTcaaaattcagaaaatataataacCGAGCTGACCATTTCACCTACTATCACATACAATTGTTCATCAACTCGAAAACTCTAATCATGTGCAATTTTGTAACGATATATCGAATGGTTTCTTCTCCAATTGCTATACAAATCTTAAATGATCGCAGCAAAGCATGGCTATGATCCTGTAGTTCGGTCGGACAGTTCCAAACTACCTGAggaaagaagtgaaaatcacTGCTTTTTCAGAGGAATTGACTCTTTGTCAAACTGCTAGGTATTTGAACTTAcacaattatttacatttacatatcagttcaattctagttcagccatatatctagttcagttccaattcagttctagatcagttctagttcagttctagttcagttttagttcagttctagttcagttctagttcagttctatgtcagttctagttcagttctagttcagttctagttcagttctagttcagttctagttcagttctagttcagttctagttcagttctagttcagttctagtttagttctagttcagttctagttcagttctagttcagttctaagtagttcagttctaagtagttcagttctacttcagttctagttcagttctagttcagttctagttcagttctagttcagttctagttctagtgctagttcagttctagttcagttctagttctagttcaagttcagttctagttcagttctagttcagttctagaactgaactagttcagttttaatacagttctagttcagttctttttcagttctcgttcagttttagttcagttcttatgtATTTACTGATTTCCCTTTTTCCAGTCGGtcgtagtaagtacttacttaGCTCCTATATGTAAGCGAGCATGGTAGTTATTTGCCTAATATCCAATAAAAGGCTTAATTTTCATCAGAATAAGGGAAATCTATACCTTTTCTGCTATAAATgcttgtaattaaataaaatttctgaatattattattattataattttttttatcaatttgcattgtttgcaaatataaacgatatttgcttttaaatttaaaatattatttttaaattttatattatttaaatgtccaccaaaaaagaaaaacacaaaaatatgtaaattatttgcaattttaattaaatgttattgaatgtttttttttccaacaaagtTATTGGATCAAAAAGTCATAATTTAACCGCGGCGACTACGACATCTCTGTTCACAGGCGGAACGCGTGCACCAACGATTGTTGTTGCCACCACAACCTAAGTAACGCATTTCACGACAAAGTCGGGTACTAGGATCCCAATGCCACATAGTGCGGGCCGTACAACCGCGGCCGCCACGACCTACATTGCGGGGACCAGCACAAGATGGTGCACCTAGAAATTGTGTTTAGAATacaggaaaaaaaaattaaagaatttaaaaaattgtttattcgaaaatatgaaaaacttacGTGGACCGACACATCTTTGGGCAGAGGTATAGGATACTAAAGCTACCAGTAATAaagtgaaaatgtttaaaaactgcATGAtggttaaaattgtttatgatttaaaattttgacttgATTCGGTATTTATAGGAAAGAATGGTTTTTATAtgtcaatatatatattttttaaatttatttaaatattttttttaataataaaaataataatttaaatgcctataattGCTGCAAAATAAGGAAGTTAAAAACATATGTTATTGCTTCAGCTTGAAGAGAAGTGTaacgaaaatataaaagtcttaACTAAATGGGAATTATattgacatttgtaaaaaacCTTAATATTCGTCATGCCACGCCCACATCAAAAATGCGAATCAGAAACTGCAATCTATAGTGCacccaaattttatatgaatataatgGGCGTGGCACAAGTACACAAAActttatatctgagaaactattacagctacaattctaaaatttttcactagCAATTCCAAAATCCATGTGAACATTTGTGTAATAAATCTTTCCAGATCGtaaagtatgtttttttatttaaattacttgtTAAGGTAGCAAAGCAcgctgggtatagctagttaatttaaaaatatcaacaacattttaaatatatcaataattcccacaaatgtttgtttaaaacaaataatcgttctggttgtagaaaaaaaaaaacacttgtgtTTACATAGTTattgttaaaacaaacaatttatttaattctttttgtgGAAATGTATCTACAAATGttaacaatataaattaaaataaacaatataaattaaaataattaaaaagaaaaatcaattatgatttttaaataaaaattaaatgtttttcccTCAAGAAAAACttccttaaatttttcatataaatagcACCTTTAATGATCATAAtcaaacataaacaatttaacCCTTAAACGTGTTAAtcagttataatttaaaaaaaaatgaaatttttacatattttaacttTGTTACTGGTAGCTTTGGTGGCCTATACCTCGGCTCAAAGATGTGTCGGCAGACCAcgtaagttttttcttaaaaaaaaagatatttcattaagattttaaaaattttaatttttccactcCAGGTAATCCTTCTTGTACTGGTCCTCGCAATGTGGGTCGTCGTGGTCGCGGTTGTACTCCTCGTACAATGTGGTACTATGATGCTCGTGGCCGTCAATGTCGTGAATTGCGTTACTTGGGTTGTGGTGGCAACAACAATCGTTGGTGTACTCGTGCTGCCTGTGAACAGAGATGTCGTCGTCGCCAGGGTTAAAtgacatttacattttaaaggATAGTTTTGGTTTAGAAATTTAATGATGGGAAGGAATTATGCTCGGATTtcttagtttaaaaataaataaagtttaaaaataaataaattttcaataatatatttttccttttatgtCTCCATCATCAATATtgcaatgtgttacaaacaagTAGCCTTTGAAGTTTGAgccaatgaaaaaaatatgaatgacTTACTTAATTAAGATCTTGTCTCAATCGCTGTCTCTCTATTTGTGAGTGGTGTTTTTCACTattctatcgatactacaatgaACTACAGTGATAATTCGTTCTATAGTCGTACTGTACATATGTAAAACAGTCTTTCCCCAGAAGTCTTGCCAGTCACTTGCAATGCGGATAGGTTAtatcaaaatatacatatgtttggaTTTCTTAAAACATTCCATACATACATGTAGGTGTTACAATTGGAatagttaaatataataaattcttttaatagaaatgttGTAGAAgtgattcaaaattatttatttataatgttatgTATTTTACAATCACTGGGAACTAATTAAATGATGTAAACTTAGTCGCATGTGCAAgtgacacttttttttaaaagtcacatgtaattagtttttgttgtaatatgtATAAGAGGCGCTAAATAGTTTCTATTTTATTACTtaatctagttcagttgtagttcagttgtagttcagttgtagttctgttgtagttctagttcagttctagttcagttctagttcagttctagttcagttctagttcagttctagttcagttctagttcagttctagttcagttctagttcagttNNNNNNNNNNNNNNNNNNNNNNNNNNNNNNNNNNNNNNNNNNNNNNNNNNNNNNNNNNNNNNNNNNNNNNNNNNNNNNNNNNNNNNNNNNNNNNNNNNNNactgaactagaactgaactagaactgaactagaactgaactagaactgaactagaactgaactagaactgaactagaattgaactagaactgaactagaagtgaactaaaacagaactagaactgatctagacaTACAATAcgaatttggaaaaattaaatagaatatttctaaacataacaattttttttatcttacCTTGTttccaaaattgttttttcttgaACTGGAATTTATGACTGCTGCATCTGGTAAAATGTTACTAATGTTTGTTGTATTGGCCTTAGTAGCGTTTGTTTATGTTGTTAATaatcttgttgttgtttacacAAATTCCAATTAATTGCGGGTTGGTATTTATTTAGCTGATGTTGCGAAAAATTTATATGAGGTGAATGgaatggtatttttttttttttttttttttttttgcaaaaacaaacaaaatttttattttttcactttaacagcaagcaattattattttgattatttttgtattttgaattttttttttttttgaaaatttaatttgctagacgaaatttattaaacaccaaaaatatataaatagatattttttcaatatacttttgttttcactttttttgaggGTAATAGATCAAACGTAGTGGAGAAACGATACAATGaaataatctaaattttttaaaattagaaaaaatgctcggttttggatagaaattgattttaatttttttttagattatttaaattaattttagattttatttcatatatgaaAAGaagcattttaattaaactgtgattcattttaaatatatatgcaaatttattaatattagaaCTTCCTTTTACCGTTTAAGGTCAAAGGTCAGACTTTTTCATTGAAGTTTAAAGGCAAGATTAAAAAGTAAAACCTTAGCACTCTTGGTACCAAAATGAtctataaattgtaaattaaatttacgtTCTTTAGAATCTAAAGAACTCTACTTAAGTAATCATGAACTTTGGACcaagaaagtaaacaaaaatttaatttattccatttttgtaaAGTTTCTCGGTTTGAACCCTTTTAAGCGCTAAATATTACTCACACAACTGACTctcttcttttatattttttttttagttttaaaattaattattataattatttctttattttacaattaaattaatttttatttgtattttttcaaaatttatttcttttaatattattaattaatttttagacttaattaaattgttttttttagtttctatatttatttaaatttgactataaattaaaatcaaatatttttttttatttttttttttttgctaaatttttgtaatatgcaaattttaataaattttttttttctagatttttaacgccttttctaacaatttttgactttttacatTACAACACGTTTAATaggttttgttctttttttcacaaaatttttattatatttaataattgctCATAATTCTTATTTAAGCTTATTGACCTGAAcactacaaaatttattttaactgacttttaattgatattttattagtaatattttatttataatatttcttttttttttggtttttgtttttaatttatcatcTAAATTAATATGTAATTGATTTTGAATTATTCACATTATTGTTATTTGATACAAATTTATCGTTGAACtgcaaagaaacaaaaaaatattgtattaattGGTATAAACGTaacaaaaa
The window above is part of the Lucilia cuprina isolate Lc7/37 chromosome 6, ASM2204524v1, whole genome shotgun sequence genome. Proteins encoded here:
- the LOC111679416 gene encoding male accessory gland serine protease inhibitor-like, which produces MQFLNIFTLLLVALVSYTSAQRCVGPRAPSCAGPRNVGRGGRGCTARTMWHWDPSTRLCREMRYLGCGGNNNRWCTRSACEQRCRSRRG
- the LOC124420514 gene encoding male accessory gland serine protease inhibitor-like; this encodes MKFLHILTLLLVALVAYTSAQRCVGRPRNPSCTGPRNVGRRGRGCTPRTMWYYDARGRQCRELRYLGCGGNNNRWCTRAACEQRCRRRQG